ttagatttgtttactaTTAAGGTGCCTTACAAACACCCTGGAGCGTTGCAATGTCACAAAATGGTGCGTTATTTGTTTTCCAACTGTGTTAGGATAACCAAAAGAGGGAGAGGGATATTGAAAACAAGCTCCTGGATCCGCTCCAGAGGAATATATTCAGAAAGTGATTGCCTTGGAGTGCTGCCAGAATGGGAATTGCTCTTGCAGCTGAACACAAAGCTCGACTCGAGAGCAAGTTATCATTTAATCCCAGTGTCAACATAACTACAGTTATAAATGAAGGGTCTGGTTATCAAACAATTAACATGGGTTCCAATTATAATACCTCGGATTTGTTTTTGCTTCCTTAACTTTATCCTGAATAATATTTTCACTAAACATGCAAGCAAATTATGTTTGCTATCGGGCATTGCTAATGTGACCTTTTTCGTCACTTGCAAGTTCAATGGAATGAACAAGGCTGCGGAAATTAGCAAGTCAATTGTGCCACAAAATTGACAAATCACGTCAGGTTTGTGATGTGAGAACTAATTTGCAGAGATAGCTTTGATTATGTGTCTGCTTGTACACtaatgtggtggtggtggtggtggtggtggtggtggtggtggtggggggggggggggggttacttcaATTAGACTGCAGAACAGATTTTTAGGAAATTCCAGTCAGGCCTgattagtttttaaaaatgaaaagaagttGCTACTATCAGCTTTACAAATAATGCAAGCCTCTAGGAGTGATCAAGCCTATCGCATCATGACGCTGTATAAAGAATAATACATCATATATTCCCAGAGTGGTATAAAGATTCCCTTCCTATGCTGAACAACAGGCAACTCTCTGTCAGAAAATGTCACAAAATGTATTCTCCTCgtaaagtacagctatggccaaaagttttgcatcacctacaattttaggattgagacatacttattaaaaaataactatacaaacataattttgatcttttatttgacatcatgtacTCAAAGAacctacaaaatgatatcgcaaaggtctaccggaagccataataatagtacagtatttcatgttagatttcgaaatatcagacttttttttatttgtgtcacTTTACcggtaagtatatggaaaactacaatgcggtatgtaatgcaatatgttaatgtaacattacttagcaggtttcattcgactttatgaagcaaaattagttaattcaatagggtgatgcaaaacttttggctctGGCTGTATACAGCCACTATGACTGCGGTGCTAAATGCTTTTAGGATTgcctcaatacatttttttttttcttaaagaaagcTGTAGGTCCAGAACAGGATGAACTGTTTTAATTATGACAGCATTCAAACCATGATCTCTCAGTTCAAAGGAGAATGTTACCAGTTACCAATTACTAGTTGGTTCACCATCCATAGCACTCTATGCcgcattttctgcttttttgtaaTGCGAAGCAGCAATGAACAGTGAGTTTTGAGAACTACAACAAATCACAATTGCAACTGAAAGCTTCTAAAAGCCTGTTTTTTAGTAACTTTAAATATAGGAAATGTGTAGGATTTTTTGTAGTTTACTAAAAGGGgagcacaaaaagaaaacagctatACTTACGCTCACAGGCATCTCCTTTTTGATGAAATCCTGATTTGCAGATACACTTTCCAATAGGCACCAGCCATTCACCTTCAGCACTGCAGTGCATCTTGGGAGAATTATCTGCCTCCTCTTCTGCATCACTCACACATGTTCCGCTCACCTCGACCAGGGAGGAAAACTCGGACCCTGTGACTGTGTCCGGGAAAACTGCTAAGTTCTCAATAATAGACCAGCACTTCTTATAGTAGACTTTAACAGATACCAAAGCTATGCAGGCCCCAACATCCTGAAAAGCCAGATAAAATCCTTTTCTAGACAGAGGCCCAATTTCCCGTACTTCGGTATTCAGCTTCATCTTTCGTTCCCCGAGGTCTCCCTGGGTAAAGCTTTCATCTGCTGCAATGGTGTCTATTTTTACATACTGGCTTTCTTGTATATTCTTCCTATAGTCAGAGTCTGTCTCTTGGTAATACAGATTAAACGTTTCCTTACAAGTCCCCAGCACACCTGGCAGACTATTACAATCCCTCAGTGTGAACTTCAGTTCTACAAAAATCCTCTGAGCATTGCCCTTCTCTATCCAGTTAGTTCGCAGCCAGTTGTTCTGATTGGGCTCCATTACCTGGCACACCTGGTAAGTCCGAATAGGTGTGTAGTTCTCATCAAGTCCACTGATTTCTTCCCACTGAAAGATAACAAGAAAAGTATGTCATCTTACAGTTCACACTAGTTACCCTGAAAttgttttttggagaaaaaaaaatctataacaaTGAATCTAAAAACAGCTAAAGGCACTTTATAGGCAAGCTCCTCTTGCTAAGACCCTGCTTGTTTAAATTGGATTTGCGAAGCTAGATAGAAAAGCACAGAGAAAACAAAGGAGTTCAAAAATGATGATTagttacagctgtttttttttttgtttgtttttttacctgaaGGGATTTAGAAATATGTGTTTTTCTCTTCTATTCCAAGACCCAGGTGAGACCCAGCCCCGAGCTTTGGGATTCAAGCATGTATCCATTGTGATCATGAATTGTGTCACAGAGCATTTCAATAACATTGTCATATTAGAATTTGTAGTAAAAGGAAAAGGTCACGTACATAGATGTGGGTAGCAACTGAAACAGATCATCCCTGTTAGATTGgctacaattatactgtaaatgaaagGCGCACCTGTGGCTTTCGAAAAGATAGCTGAcgtgtctatatatatagtaaaattaACATCTCAACAGTCCTTAAAGTAAATATGGAATCTCATTACATGTTCCTGTGTTTATTAAACTCGTAACTATGGAAacattgtctgtgtgtttattgttGAAGATAACTACTGAGAtcaaaccattatttatttatttatttatttatttattttaatgggaaatggttttggataaaataaataaacgaatgGCTATAACTGATCATCGATCATTGTAACATCAAATTAAATGGGCCTACAGAGTAGAAGAATGGAGGGTAGTGAATAATACACACAGTACCTTAAAGACATTATCTGGGATGAAGGGAACTGCCATGTATCCTTACTAACTCtaaactgctgtttgttttgaacGCAGAGATTACAGGGCTCCGACAGGCTTTTTACTTTCTTACTAAGGTCCACATACTTCTCTCTGAACAGGATTTAAAGCAGGATTTTAAAGATACCTGACAGCGTGTTTGAAGTCAATGTATTAACTAAAACTATAACAGAGGGGGTTTGCTGAGTATGCAGGAAGCTGTATCAAAATATAATTATCCTCAAACGAgttataaataaaaagcacatgaCTGCTAAGGGTTTCTGTTAACTGAATGAGGAGCCACCCAACAGCATACCACCCACAATTTGGAATTGCTTTTACATTGACTTCATTCCACAAACACCCTGCAAATTCACTTCTAAAATCAAAACGTTTCTATTGCTAGTGACCCAAATGCATAATTGCTAAGgtgtgtgcattttttgtttctgttttggttttgtcATTGATCAATAAGATGGTTTAAGTTCTGATTTTTAAATACCACTCAAAAATTATTTTTCTCTCTGGTTTTAAAGCTGTACTtgaatatttgttaaaaaaaaataaaataaaaaaaaaaaactggattttaTACAAACAGTAATACTATACACATACatagatacaaataataataatggtgataaCTGCAACGACAATGTAAAATGTAGTCTAGTTATACAGCTACAGTCCCTCATTGTTTGAATACTTTGTAATTACTAACATAATTTAACACCATGGTTATGAAATCATTAGTGCTCGAGAATGTAAAGAATGTTTGCGTTTGGTTGGTAATTGCTAAATTCTATTTCTAATTGCTTTCCCAGTGGACACAAAAACACAATAGATAATTGTGAGAGGGAAGCCGTTCCCTGTAATTAGCAACTGCTTTTATCTGTAAGGGTGTTAACGTGGAAGCATAGCGTACCTACATCATCAAAAATATACCGCAGGTAGATCTTAAGGTCTACATTTTCTGAAATTGGGATGCGGGCAGATGAATAGTTCTGTATTGAGAAATACAAATGGTATGAGGACATGATTTAACCAGCAGCAAAAAGGCGTAAGACCTTACCCCGCTAGAAGGAGAGGATATCCACTCCAGTTCCGTCTGTACTTTAGAATCCAGCAGCATTACTGtagaagcaaacaaaacaaaaaatcaccttCTAATATAGGCTAGTTAATTAACTTTCCACGTTGCCTGAAGTCAGAGTCAATATTCCGATTTATCGTTTtcttgtgaataataataataataataataataataataataataataataataataataataataataataataatgtcaatagAAATAGCTTACACTGTCCGTAGAGCAGGTGCATTGACTATATTAATGTTCaggtaaacagaaaataaaccatAGTTTGTTCTTTTGTATAcgatgttttaataaaataaaataaaaacatacaaaataaccGACACTGTGCTTATTATctgataaatatttcagtttacaaaagcaaaaaaaaaaaaaaaagcttaaacgAAGCACAAATGGTCAACACAACAAAGAAATACCTTCAACATGTATCATGCAACTATTCTGATCATTCACACATAACACTAACAGACACTTGATTTTCACAAACGAAGTTAATTGCGAAGCCACACCAAGTCACAGGAGCCCGTATGATGCTTGCCGCATATAGTTTACTGTCTACTGTTTATTgacattaatttgttttttgtacaatCTTAATTAAGGTGTGAAGCTATTACAATTTAGGACTACAACAAACTGAAGCACTGATTTGTCCTTATTTGAGCACTTCTTGTTTTCTGAACAAAATTAAACTGCTCCTCGCAACTCGGCGCAGAGAAAAGTGACAAAAGAAGATGCATTTCCGCCTCCAAGCGACTGAGATTACATTTTCACTTTTATTAACTACTGAAGAAAAACAGAAGCTCGAGTTTAACAAACAAAGTTTCGAAAACAATGTCCCCCGCATGTGGTTACAATACTTTTCTTCTGACACAAGATGCATTTTATAGCCTGCACTGTGCAATACCAAAGGCCGCTATTTATATGTACGTTTActgtgggtttgtttgtttgtttgtttttaacgtTGCAACGCAGGGTGTTTGTTTAGATAAAGACAAACAGATTGCTAGATACTGTATACTATTTTAACATTCACACattgcaggctttttttttttcatagttatatttaaaaacaaatgtactctGTTAAATCGTGTTGTGTATTCGTGCCTCCCTTGTACTTAACTggcttttcacaaaatatattaataatgtttattttaaactgtaatatgtagaaaacaaacACGTTTGTTATTGGATGACATTTGCTAACAGTGGAAGTGATTGTGAAACATTCTAACACTTCTAGACTGTAAACCACTGCATCTTGCAATATCCACGAACTGAAGCATTTATGCTGCTGTACTTATTACAAAATGGAAATTAGGGTTAATCCATTCGATAAGCGCGCTTTAATTTCCTGTGTAAACTACTGATCAATAAATCGACACTGCATTTTCCAGTTGTCTAGGCTATTGATGCAGTTAGCTAAAattcttatttaataaaataaaaatgtatgaactGTACTTGGTATCACGGTACCCCTAGTTAAGCCGCATGTActgtagcattattttt
The Polyodon spathula isolate WHYD16114869_AA chromosome 5, ASM1765450v1, whole genome shotgun sequence DNA segment above includes these coding regions:
- the LOC121315456 gene encoding ephrin type-A receptor 7-like isoform X2, with product MVFTVMPYLWIIFGFVLFHHTHTGIAQNVKEVMLLDSKVQTELEWISSPSSGWEEISGLDENYTPIRTYQVCQVMEPNQNNWLRTNWIEKGNAQRIFVELKFTLRDCNSLPGVLGTCKETFNLYYQETDSDYRKNIQESQYVKIDTIAADESFTQGDLGERKMKLNTEVREIGPLSRKGFYLAFQDVGACIALVSVKVYYKKCWSIIENLAVFPDTVTGSEFSSLVEVSGTCVSDAEEEADNSPKMHCSAEGEWLVPIGKCICKSGFHQKGDACEPCGRGFYKSSSQDLQCSRCPAHSFTDREGSSQCDCDDGYYRAASDPPSAACTKD